One Synergistaceae bacterium DNA segment encodes these proteins:
- a CDS encoding acetylornithine transaminase, with product MNIQELDREYVAGTYARFPVTIVGGKGSVVTDIDGKDYIDMTSGIAVNSFGACDDVWYKAICEQAAKIQHMSNLFYTEPCAKLAHMLCERTGMKKVFFSNSGAEANECAVKVARKYAADTKGADYYTVITLKNSFHGRTITMLSATGQDHYHELFRPLTPGFVHAEADNFEYLRVLADAHKTAAIMIECVQGEGGVVALSQDYVKKVAEFARENDIVLIVDEVQTGNGRSGQLYSYMNYGITPDIVSTAKGLAGGLPLGATLLSEKVKDTLKPGDHGSTFGGNPVACAGGVSILGRIDDALLAGVREKSAYLFSTFTGAPGIEAVTGMGLMMGLKTTKPAKDVVNACIAEGVLCLTAKDRVRLLPALNIPDELLKRAAEVIKKCCA from the coding sequence ATGAACATTCAGGAGCTTGACAGAGAATACGTAGCAGGAACGTACGCGCGTTTCCCTGTAACGATTGTAGGGGGCAAAGGCTCAGTAGTTACGGACATTGACGGGAAAGACTACATAGACATGACATCGGGAATAGCGGTAAATTCCTTTGGTGCATGTGATGATGTCTGGTACAAGGCAATCTGTGAACAGGCGGCCAAGATTCAGCACATGTCCAACCTGTTCTACACAGAACCCTGCGCGAAACTGGCACACATGCTCTGCGAACGTACGGGCATGAAGAAAGTCTTTTTCTCGAACAGCGGGGCAGAGGCCAATGAATGCGCGGTCAAGGTTGCGAGGAAGTATGCCGCCGACACTAAGGGTGCAGACTACTACACCGTGATAACCCTGAAGAACAGTTTTCACGGACGCACAATCACGATGCTTTCAGCGACCGGCCAAGACCATTATCATGAACTGTTCCGGCCGCTCACGCCGGGCTTCGTTCACGCAGAGGCTGACAACTTCGAGTACTTGAGGGTTCTTGCTGATGCGCACAAGACTGCGGCGATAATGATCGAGTGCGTTCAGGGGGAAGGCGGAGTCGTCGCGCTGAGCCAAGACTACGTGAAGAAGGTTGCGGAGTTCGCGCGCGAGAACGACATCGTGTTAATCGTCGACGAAGTTCAGACGGGCAACGGCAGAAGCGGACAGCTATACAGCTACATGAACTACGGGATAACTCCCGACATAGTCTCGACGGCGAAAGGACTCGCGGGCGGCCTTCCTCTGGGAGCTACACTCTTGAGCGAGAAGGTCAAGGACACGCTGAAGCCCGGAGATCACGGCTCGACGTTCGGCGGGAATCCTGTTGCGTGTGCCGGAGGAGTGAGCATTCTCGGGCGTATTGATGACGCACTGCTTGCGGGAGTGCGGGAGAAGAGCGCGTACCTGTTCAGCACGTTCACTGGAGCACCGGGCATTGAGGCTGTTACGGGAATGGGGCTGATGATGGGGCTGAAGACCACGAAGCCCGCGAAGGATGTCGTGAATGCGTGTATCGCTGAGGGTGTGTTGTGCCTGACTGCGAAGGACAGGGTGAGGCTGCTTCCTGCGCTGAACATTCCTGATGAGCTGTTGAAGAGAGCGGCGGAAGTCATCAAGAAGTGCTGTGCGTAA
- a CDS encoding phosphoglycerate dehydrogenase, with protein MLEPKHRKIYCLNNIASVGLEQFREGYEVTQDVNEAAGILVRSADMHAMDFPGGLRAIARAGAGVNNIPIDRCSEAGIVVFNTPGANANSVKELVIAGLLLASRGICEGISWVKDNAGDSGLAKSAEKAKKNFAGHEIQGKTLGVIGLGAIGVRVANAAVSLGMNVLGYDPYLSVKSAWMLSPMVKHADSPDEVYAASDYITIHVPAMDSTKHMINAEAITKMKRGIKILNFARDVLVDEESLRDALTSGQVSRYVSDFPNAVSASLPNAIVLPHLGASTEEAEDNCAVMAAQQLQDYLDNGNITNSVNFPEINAGTCGAEARVVILHRNIPNMLSQITSFFGSNSLNIENLLNKARGAYAYTLLDISHKMPDDTTERLREIDGVLRVRRVKERSQGW; from the coding sequence ATGCTTGAACCCAAACACAGAAAGATTTATTGCCTGAACAACATAGCATCCGTAGGGCTTGAACAGTTCCGCGAGGGCTACGAAGTTACGCAGGATGTGAACGAGGCGGCGGGAATCCTCGTGAGGAGTGCGGACATGCATGCTATGGATTTTCCCGGCGGATTGAGGGCGATTGCGCGCGCAGGTGCAGGGGTGAACAACATTCCAATAGACAGGTGCTCGGAGGCCGGTATAGTGGTCTTCAACACTCCAGGAGCTAACGCTAACTCGGTGAAAGAACTCGTTATCGCGGGATTGCTGCTTGCGTCGCGTGGAATCTGCGAGGGGATCTCGTGGGTGAAGGACAACGCGGGAGATTCGGGCTTGGCCAAGAGTGCGGAGAAGGCGAAGAAGAATTTTGCGGGGCACGAGATTCAGGGAAAGACGCTCGGAGTTATCGGGCTCGGCGCAATCGGCGTACGTGTCGCTAATGCCGCCGTGTCTCTGGGAATGAACGTTCTCGGCTATGACCCGTATCTGTCCGTGAAGTCCGCGTGGATGCTCAGCCCGATGGTGAAACATGCCGACTCTCCCGACGAGGTTTACGCGGCCAGCGACTACATTACGATTCACGTGCCTGCGATGGACTCGACAAAGCACATGATTAACGCCGAAGCAATCACGAAGATGAAGCGCGGCATCAAGATTCTGAACTTTGCGCGTGATGTCCTTGTTGACGAGGAATCACTACGTGATGCCTTGACGAGTGGCCAAGTTTCCCGCTACGTCTCGGACTTCCCGAACGCGGTAAGTGCGTCCCTGCCGAACGCGATAGTTCTCCCGCATCTTGGTGCGTCAACTGAGGAGGCGGAGGACAACTGCGCGGTTATGGCGGCCCAGCAGCTGCAGGACTACCTCGACAACGGCAACATCACCAACAGCGTGAACTTCCCGGAGATCAACGCGGGGACGTGCGGGGCAGAAGCTAGGGTGGTGATACTTCACCGCAACATCCCGAACATGCTTTCGCAGATAACGTCATTCTTCGGTAGCAACAGCCTCAACATCGAGAACCTGCTCAACAAGGCGCGGGGGGCTTATGCATACACACTGCTGGACATTTCGCACAAGATGCCGGACGACACGACGGAGAGACTGCGCGAGATTGACGGAGTGCTGAGAGTGAGAAGGGTGAAGGAACGAAGTCAGGGCTGGTAG
- the serC gene encoding 3-phosphoserine/phosphohydroxythreonine transaminase, whose product MSRVFNFSAGPAVLPEEVLRTAQAELLEYGTSGMSVMEMSHRSKDFEEILFTAEADLRTLMNIPENYKVLFLQGGGYTQFAMIPMNLMINRVADYVVTGQWSKKAAAEARIFGTVNVVADSGDKNYSYVPDLSDLNISPDADYVYICQNETVHGTTIRTLPNTKGRTLVADISSMFLSEPLDVSRYGVIMGGVQKNVGPAGVAIVIIREDLIRDDVLPFTPTMMKYKTHADNKSLFNTPPCFNIYVCGLVFKWLLRLGGTEAMKKLNEQKAKLLYDYLDGSHLFRGTVEKKDRSLMNVPFITGNKELDAEFCAEAEKAGLRNVKGHRSVGGMRASLYNAMPIEGVRALVEFMADFERRHHA is encoded by the coding sequence TTGAGCAGAGTATTCAACTTCAGCGCAGGGCCTGCTGTCTTGCCTGAAGAAGTTTTGCGCACAGCACAAGCCGAACTGTTAGAGTACGGCACATCAGGAATGTCCGTTATGGAGATGAGCCACAGGTCAAAGGACTTCGAGGAGATTCTGTTCACCGCAGAAGCAGACCTCCGCACGCTGATGAACATTCCCGAGAACTACAAGGTACTGTTCCTGCAGGGCGGGGGCTATACGCAGTTTGCGATGATACCCATGAACCTCATGATTAACCGCGTAGCAGATTACGTTGTTACGGGGCAGTGGAGCAAGAAGGCAGCGGCAGAGGCAAGAATTTTCGGGACTGTCAACGTCGTTGCTGACTCGGGGGACAAGAATTACTCATACGTTCCTGACCTCTCAGACCTGAACATTTCGCCCGATGCTGATTACGTGTATATCTGCCAGAACGAGACGGTTCACGGCACGACAATACGCACGCTCCCTAACACTAAGGGCAGGACTCTTGTCGCCGACATATCCTCAATGTTCCTGAGCGAGCCCCTCGATGTCAGCAGGTACGGCGTAATCATGGGAGGAGTTCAGAAGAACGTAGGCCCGGCCGGTGTCGCAATCGTGATTATCCGCGAGGACTTGATCCGTGATGACGTTCTGCCGTTCACCCCGACAATGATGAAGTACAAGACTCACGCCGACAACAAGTCGCTGTTCAACACTCCTCCGTGCTTCAACATTTACGTGTGCGGTTTGGTGTTCAAGTGGCTGCTGAGACTCGGAGGCACTGAGGCCATGAAGAAGCTCAACGAGCAGAAGGCTAAGCTCCTCTACGATTACCTTGACGGCTCGCACCTCTTCAGGGGTACGGTTGAGAAGAAGGATCGCTCGTTGATGAACGTACCCTTCATCACGGGGAACAAGGAGCTTGATGCTGAGTTTTGCGCCGAAGCCGAGAAGGCTGGCCTCCGCAACGTCAAGGGGCATCGTTCGGTCGGAGGAATGAGAGCCTCGCTGTATAACGCAATGCCTATCGAGGGCGTGAGGGCACTTGTTGAGTTCATGGCTGATTTCGAGAGGAGACATCATGCTTGA
- a CDS encoding glycosyltransferase family 2 protein has translation MNAYTAPDQTRPDHSCALISVIVPVYNVEAYLSRCLDSILAQTYTNLEIILIDDGSTDNSGRICDEYAGKDSRIRVIHQENQGLAEVRNIGVREAKGEYIQFVDSDDWIDAETIETCHRMSKEYGADIVRFGGVREFEDGHQKHNLGREHEPLVMPVREALSLYFFDDYVGTSSCTKLFKAGLFEGVTFPKGRVSEDTYALCKVIARAEKFLVISNEFYHYFTRNGSLSRSPFSAHSYDVQYVSLHAYEFITSACKLTPYEHMNLLVGLCVHLLHVANKMARAGKVDKEYTSELRGMIKPLGVLRCRHINTTKKAQLVIFKLSPKLYAFIYKHLKPVSE, from the coding sequence ATGAACGCGTATACTGCTCCAGACCAGACCAGACCAGACCATTCTTGCGCTCTAATATCGGTTATCGTTCCTGTCTATAACGTAGAAGCATACCTTTCACGCTGCCTTGACAGCATACTAGCCCAGACCTACACGAACCTCGAGATAATCCTCATTGACGACGGCTCTACGGACAACAGCGGCAGAATCTGCGACGAATACGCAGGCAAGGACTCCCGCATACGTGTTATCCATCAGGAGAATCAGGGACTGGCAGAAGTCCGCAACATCGGAGTACGCGAGGCTAAAGGCGAGTACATTCAGTTTGTGGATTCCGATGACTGGATTGACGCAGAGACAATAGAGACATGCCACAGGATGTCGAAGGAATACGGCGCGGATATAGTGAGGTTCGGGGGAGTAAGGGAGTTCGAGGACGGCCACCAGAAGCACAATCTCGGCAGAGAACATGAGCCGTTAGTCATGCCCGTCAGAGAAGCCCTGAGCCTGTACTTTTTCGACGACTATGTTGGCACAAGCTCGTGCACAAAACTCTTCAAGGCCGGGCTTTTCGAGGGTGTAACTTTTCCCAAAGGCAGAGTCTCAGAGGACACCTACGCACTCTGCAAGGTCATCGCGCGGGCGGAGAAGTTTCTGGTCATAAGCAATGAGTTCTACCACTACTTCACGCGCAACGGTTCGCTGAGCCGTTCTCCTTTTTCGGCTCACAGTTATGATGTACAGTATGTTTCTCTCCATGCCTATGAGTTCATCACGTCCGCCTGCAAGCTCACTCCGTACGAACACATGAACCTGCTCGTAGGGCTGTGTGTCCATCTGCTGCACGTGGCAAACAAAATGGCTCGGGCGGGCAAGGTCGACAAAGAATACACCTCCGAGCTCAGGGGGATGATAAAGCCGCTTGGTGTTCTCAGGTGCAGGCACATCAACACAACAAAGAAGGCACAGCTCGTAATCTTCAAGCTGAGTCCCAAGCTGTACGCTTTCATCTACAAGCACCTGAAGCCTGTCAGTGAGTAA
- a CDS encoding glycosyltransferase family 2 protein — translation MVSFCIPVYNNAEAARKLVEGLLVSEDSRFEVVAVDDASTDNTQELLSQIHDPRFRYVRNDKNLGAQKNWLNSLELGRGEWLYLVMGRDKLLGGNITRLIALLDCSREHNIAFFKDSKLRIGSIRVYNGIDAMIRFIGWSHPTGSIFNRELFTAIPERARYYESADVYPENYVIRDLLLKGNGAVIVSGIITGEHLVDFLKVKSTVFPAEKLYSAFFAPKRLIKRSLDEFTDMIDMEAAGTFSRTERDKYFGSKFCSMLEDVSYRWRYWCANPELMAHYGHSTRKITFSEMLKNILTAYRSAKAHLIERGTYTRRREQMMRIRAAYMAMKTVIKVAIYDPAKMCAKSILKPLGIWGLLQHLKRLLKSPA, via the coding sequence ATTGTCTCGTTTTGTATCCCTGTCTACAACAACGCAGAGGCCGCGCGTAAACTAGTTGAGGGGCTTCTTGTTTCGGAGGATTCACGGTTCGAGGTAGTGGCCGTCGATGACGCTTCAACCGACAACACACAGGAACTCCTCTCACAGATTCACGACCCGCGCTTCAGGTACGTACGCAATGATAAAAATCTGGGGGCTCAGAAGAACTGGCTGAACTCACTGGAACTTGGCCGCGGCGAATGGCTTTACCTCGTGATGGGGCGCGATAAATTGCTGGGTGGTAATATTACAAGGCTTATAGCTCTTCTCGACTGTTCCCGCGAGCACAACATTGCCTTCTTCAAGGACTCTAAGCTCCGTATCGGTAGCATAAGGGTTTACAATGGGATTGACGCTATGATTCGGTTTATAGGCTGGTCTCACCCTACAGGCAGCATCTTCAACAGAGAACTTTTCACGGCAATTCCTGAGCGTGCAAGATATTACGAGTCTGCTGACGTTTACCCCGAGAATTATGTTATACGGGACTTATTGCTGAAAGGCAACGGAGCAGTCATAGTCAGTGGCATAATCACGGGCGAGCACCTTGTAGACTTTCTCAAGGTCAAATCCACAGTATTTCCTGCCGAAAAATTGTACAGTGCATTCTTTGCACCTAAGAGGCTGATTAAGCGTTCACTGGATGAGTTCACGGACATGATAGATATGGAAGCTGCCGGGACGTTCAGCCGTACGGAGAGGGATAAATATTTCGGGAGTAAGTTCTGTTCGATGCTTGAGGATGTCTCGTACAGATGGAGATATTGGTGTGCGAACCCTGAACTTATGGCACATTACGGGCACAGCACACGGAAAATTACGTTTAGTGAGATGCTGAAGAATATACTTACAGCGTACAGATCCGCCAAAGCTCACCTCATTGAGAGGGGAACGTACACGCGCAGAAGAGAGCAGATGATGCGCATCAGAGCTGCCTATATGGCGATGAAGACTGTGATTAAAGTTGCCATTTATGACCCGGCCAAGATGTGCGCAAAGTCAATCCTCAAGCCTCTCGGAATCTGGGGGTTACTGCAACATCTGAAACGGCTGCTAAAATCCCCCGCATAA
- a CDS encoding metal-dependent transcriptional regulator — MLSPRIEDYLEELFLLESTGRKVTVTNLADRLKITKGTVTSTIQKMAELELVTHERYGTLHLTEAGRRQGMTVFHRHEGFRAFFHEMLGLDRDHSSEMACSMEHYIDSVTEDRLYALLEFFRKARAEHQPWVDEVFLAIEKPILLMPVPLTLCEPGSEGAILRLTADEPLRKKLIEKGFTAGAEVELVSVEEEKFTCRIGKKIHELPLNQAATIWIQQPSRQ, encoded by the coding sequence ATGTTAAGCCCCAGAATAGAAGACTACCTTGAAGAACTGTTCCTGCTTGAGAGCACCGGCAGGAAGGTAACAGTTACGAACTTGGCCGACCGGCTGAAGATAACGAAGGGCACAGTAACATCAACGATCCAGAAGATGGCTGAGCTTGAGCTTGTTACGCACGAACGCTACGGAACTCTTCACCTTACCGAAGCGGGCCGGAGGCAGGGAATGACGGTGTTCCACAGGCACGAAGGGTTCAGGGCATTCTTCCACGAGATGCTGGGGCTGGACAGAGACCATTCGTCGGAGATGGCGTGTTCGATGGAGCACTACATAGACTCTGTAACTGAAGACAGGCTTTATGCACTGCTGGAGTTCTTCAGGAAGGCTCGGGCGGAACATCAGCCGTGGGTTGATGAAGTGTTCCTCGCAATCGAGAAGCCCATACTCTTGATGCCTGTGCCGCTGACCTTGTGTGAGCCGGGCTCTGAGGGGGCAATACTGAGGCTGACGGCGGACGAACCTCTGAGGAAGAAGCTCATCGAGAAGGGTTTTACGGCGGGTGCTGAGGTTGAGCTGGTGAGCGTTGAGGAGGAGAAGTTCACGTGCAGAATCGGCAAGAAGATACATGAACTCCCCCTCAATCAGGCGGCCACGATTTGGATTCAGCAGCCCTCGAGGCAGTAG
- a CDS encoding ABC transporter ATP-binding protein — translation MSSTILELHNVSKIYGNLKALADINLSVNAGDWLSVMGPSGSGKTTMINIIGCMDTPSVGSVILDGADISKENAASLTRIRRDKIGLIFQQFHLISYLTAVENVMVAQYYHSMPDEDEAMEALAKVGLADRAHHLPAQLSGGEQQRVCIARALINSPRILLGDEPTGNLDEENEGIVVDIFRRLHDEGVTIIIVTHDPEVGDVAQRKIVLEHGRIVDDVDQSATFGEALRLKGR, via the coding sequence ATGTCATCAACGATTTTGGAGCTTCATAACGTTTCGAAGATTTACGGGAACTTGAAGGCTCTGGCGGATATAAATTTGAGCGTGAATGCCGGAGACTGGCTGTCGGTAATGGGCCCCTCCGGCTCTGGCAAGACCACAATGATTAACATTATCGGGTGCATGGACACTCCGTCAGTCGGGAGCGTGATTCTTGACGGAGCGGACATCAGCAAAGAGAACGCCGCGAGCCTCACGCGTATACGGCGCGACAAGATAGGGTTAATCTTCCAGCAGTTCCACCTGATAAGCTATCTTACTGCCGTCGAAAACGTCATGGTTGCGCAGTACTATCACAGTATGCCCGACGAGGACGAAGCGATGGAAGCACTCGCTAAGGTAGGGCTTGCGGACAGGGCGCACCACCTTCCTGCCCAGCTTTCGGGCGGCGAACAGCAGAGGGTGTGCATTGCCCGCGCACTCATCAACTCACCGCGCATTCTTCTGGGCGACGAACCAACCGGCAACCTCGACGAGGAGAATGAAGGCATCGTAGTGGACATTTTCCGCCGTCTCCATGACGAAGGGGTAACGATAATCATCGTAACGCATGACCCGGAAGTGGGGGATGTTGCGCAGAGAAAGATAGTGCTCGAACACGGCAGGATTGTTGACGATGTTGACCAGTCGGCGACATTCGGGGAAGCACTGAGATTGAAGGGCAGGTGA
- a CDS encoding ABC transporter permease, which produces MGNKRFRMYMRMVSSSLIRRASRLIIAVLAIAIGATILSGLVTIYYDIPEQLGREFRSYGANLIVLPRGEAKITRETLGRLRGLLGEGRIVGMAPYRYQTVKINEQPFIIAGTDLEQAEKNSPFWYVEGRWGNREDTSSVMVGHEIAETLGLKLGDSFMVQGVMYGQQAEASRQDLSAEENQQRDLAAQNFHKTLTVCGIVTTGGAEEGFIFADADMLDELIGDTFRADVIECSVVADANELSDLSSRIEREIPSLMPRAVRRLTQSQDIVLGKLQALVLLVTVVVLIITMISVYTTMMAMVAERRREIALKKALGAENRLVMSELLGEGVLLGFIGGALGVYLGFEFAQRVSLNVFGRAINFQWALIPATIAVFIAITVLASIIPVRKVMDIHPAIVLKGE; this is translated from the coding sequence ATGGGAAATAAACGCTTCAGAATGTATATGCGCATGGTATCAAGCTCCCTCATCCGGCGGGCATCACGCTTAATCATTGCAGTTCTCGCAATAGCTATCGGAGCTACGATACTTTCAGGCCTCGTAACGATATACTACGACATTCCCGAACAGTTAGGGCGCGAGTTCAGGTCTTACGGCGCAAACCTTATTGTTCTGCCGCGCGGCGAGGCCAAGATTACGCGCGAAACTTTAGGGAGACTGCGCGGGCTTCTGGGAGAAGGACGAATCGTCGGAATGGCACCTTACCGCTACCAGACTGTGAAGATCAACGAACAGCCCTTCATCATCGCCGGTACAGACCTCGAACAAGCGGAGAAGAACAGCCCCTTCTGGTACGTCGAAGGACGCTGGGGAAACCGCGAGGACACTTCCAGCGTAATGGTCGGGCACGAGATTGCGGAGACGCTCGGCCTGAAGCTCGGAGACTCGTTCATGGTTCAGGGCGTAATGTACGGACAGCAAGCCGAAGCCTCACGACAGGACTTGTCCGCCGAAGAGAACCAGCAGAGAGACCTTGCGGCTCAGAACTTCCACAAGACTTTGACCGTGTGCGGAATTGTTACGACGGGCGGTGCGGAGGAAGGCTTCATCTTTGCGGATGCTGACATGCTCGACGAACTTATAGGCGACACGTTCAGGGCAGACGTGATTGAATGCAGTGTTGTGGCTGACGCAAACGAGCTATCTGATTTGTCATCAAGGATTGAGCGTGAAATACCTTCACTGATGCCCCGCGCAGTCAGAAGGCTCACGCAGTCGCAGGACATCGTGCTCGGAAAACTTCAGGCACTCGTGCTTCTGGTTACTGTCGTTGTGCTGATAATCACGATGATTTCAGTCTACACAACGATGATGGCGATGGTTGCCGAACGCAGAAGAGAGATTGCTCTCAAGAAGGCACTCGGTGCGGAGAACAGGCTGGTGATGAGCGAGCTGCTCGGTGAGGGAGTGCTGTTAGGGTTCATCGGCGGAGCACTGGGAGTGTATCTCGGTTTCGAGTTCGCGCAGAGAGTCAGCCTTAACGTTTTCGGGCGTGCAATAAACTTCCAGTGGGCACTTATCCCAGCAACTATAGCCGTCTTCATCGCAATCACTGTTCTTGCGTCAATAATTCCTGTGCGCAAAGTTATGGATATACATCCTGCAATAGTCCTGAAGGGAGAATAG
- a CDS encoding ABC transporter permease: MFWRMITKTLIRQKGKMLMIAFTVILGVSLSTAMMNVMLGVGDKVNRELKVYGANITVRHKDAALMNDLYGLTGQGVSDKFLHEEDVLKLKSIFWGFNILDFAPMLEGTARLNGEDVQLIGTWPEKNTILPTGEELHTGFKALRTWWEVSGEWLSENDDASVMLGKLFADIHSLHVGDTVTLSGKPFTVKGIFNDGGNDDSKILMTLPAVQDIMNLRGRVSTIEVSALTTPDNDLARKAAQDPHSLSPDEYETWYCTAYVSAICHQIQEVIRDGVAKPVRQVAESEGTILNKTTLLMVLITILSSIGSALAISNLITASVIERSQELGLLKALGAYNWQIVLLVLLEVMITGLFGGVLGYFLGIGFAQIIGQTVFGSYIEIARMVILIVAVILFFVTLLGSVPAIRYLTALKPTEVLHGK; this comes from the coding sequence ATGTTCTGGAGAATGATAACCAAGACCCTCATACGGCAGAAGGGCAAGATGTTAATGATAGCCTTCACCGTAATTCTGGGGGTATCGCTCTCAACAGCAATGATGAATGTTATGTTAGGCGTGGGCGACAAGGTCAACCGCGAGCTTAAGGTCTACGGCGCGAATATCACCGTACGCCACAAGGACGCGGCACTGATGAATGACCTTTACGGCCTCACAGGGCAGGGAGTCAGCGACAAGTTCCTTCATGAAGAAGACGTGCTGAAGCTCAAGAGTATATTCTGGGGCTTCAACATTCTGGACTTTGCTCCGATGCTCGAGGGCACTGCACGACTCAACGGCGAAGACGTACAGCTGATAGGTACTTGGCCGGAGAAAAACACCATTCTTCCGACGGGCGAGGAGCTTCATACGGGCTTCAAGGCTCTGCGCACATGGTGGGAAGTCAGCGGTGAATGGCTCAGCGAGAATGATGATGCCTCTGTGATGCTCGGCAAGCTGTTTGCGGATATACACAGCCTTCATGTCGGCGACACAGTTACCCTCAGCGGAAAGCCCTTCACCGTCAAAGGCATCTTCAACGACGGCGGAAATGACGACAGCAAAATCTTGATGACGCTTCCAGCAGTTCAGGACATCATGAACCTTCGGGGCAGGGTCTCGACAATCGAGGTATCAGCCCTCACAACGCCGGATAACGACCTTGCACGGAAGGCGGCGCAAGATCCTCACAGCCTCTCTCCCGACGAATACGAGACGTGGTACTGCACTGCGTACGTCAGCGCGATATGCCACCAGATTCAGGAGGTAATCCGCGACGGCGTGGCCAAGCCCGTGCGTCAGGTTGCGGAATCAGAAGGTACTATCCTCAACAAGACAACGTTATTGATGGTGCTCATCACTATTCTTAGCTCGATAGGTTCTGCACTCGCAATCTCCAACCTCATAACCGCAAGCGTAATCGAACGAAGCCAAGAACTCGGACTCCTTAAGGCTCTGGGTGCGTACAATTGGCAGATAGTTCTGCTCGTTCTGCTTGAAGTGATGATTACGGGACTTTTCGGCGGAGTGCTGGGGTACTTCTTGGGGATAGGATTTGCGCAGATTATAGGACAGACGGTTTTCGGCTCGTATATCGAGATTGCAAGAATGGTCATCCTGATTGTCGCGGTGATTCTGTTCTTCGTTACCCTGCTGGGGAGCGTGCCCGCAATCCGTTACTTGACTGCTCTCAAACCTACGGAGGTACTTCATGGGAAATAA
- a CDS encoding DUF2318 domain-containing protein yields the protein MLGIIFSSSRKKYTVILAVLGVVAGACVFGVRLYDPKGMNLMLMRFNRRLVVTIACMAVLALLSVKFRRVNGLIVSVMVFTSLMYLVPPVLQYTREFVYFGEAGISTNAMLRALGFMLGLVVCLLLVLGTYEVHNCVNGRAFLAASLAVFACEYLAGGVAALQRLRVLKTTDALFGVSVFDVMIWRDANPNAFLFAQLGLALVLLAFVIVTHRHPEGTFPNRALLRKEKARLRDCRRWSWSLAVFGALAVFIVIVLHWYDTKPPAEIQPEPYDIEDGIISIALDKVSDGHLHKFSYVTPNKYDVRFLVVKKPAGTAYGVGLDACDICGIAGYYERGDEEVICRRCDVVMNKNTIGFKGGCNPVPFEYEIRGGKIYIDVKELEQHETRFK from the coding sequence ATGCTCGGAATAATTTTCAGCTCTTCGCGCAAGAAGTACACGGTCATTCTCGCGGTTCTGGGCGTTGTGGCAGGGGCTTGTGTCTTCGGCGTAAGGCTCTATGACCCGAAAGGCATGAACTTAATGCTGATGCGCTTCAACAGACGGCTCGTCGTTACGATTGCGTGTATGGCTGTGCTGGCGTTACTGTCGGTGAAGTTCAGGCGCGTGAACGGGCTGATAGTCTCAGTGATGGTATTCACGTCGCTGATGTATCTTGTGCCGCCTGTCCTGCAGTACACGAGGGAGTTCGTGTATTTCGGCGAAGCAGGAATAAGCACAAACGCAATGCTCCGCGCTCTGGGGTTCATGCTCGGGCTGGTTGTGTGCCTGCTGCTTGTGCTCGGAACGTACGAGGTTCACAACTGCGTGAATGGCCGTGCGTTCTTGGCCGCGTCTCTGGCTGTGTTCGCCTGTGAGTATCTTGCTGGCGGTGTTGCGGCTCTGCAGAGACTGCGTGTCCTCAAAACCACTGATGCCCTCTTCGGGGTGTCGGTGTTCGACGTAATGATTTGGCGCGATGCTAACCCGAATGCGTTTCTGTTCGCACAGCTGGGACTCGCGCTGGTGTTGCTGGCGTTCGTGATTGTTACGCACCGGCATCCTGAAGGTACGTTCCCGAACCGTGCGCTTCTCCGCAAAGAGAAAGCCCGTCTCAGGGACTGCCGACGCTGGTCGTGGAGTTTGGCGGTCTTCGGAGCACTGGCGGTGTTCATTGTGATTGTCCTGCACTGGTACGACACAAAACCTCCCGCAGAGATTCAGCCCGAACCTTACGACATTGAGGACGGAATAATCTCTATCGCTCTCGACAAAGTTTCTGACGGACACCTGCACAAGTTCTCCTACGTTACGCCGAACAAGTACGACGTGAGATTCCTTGTCGTCAAGAAGCCTGCGGGCACTGCTTACGGCGTGGGGCTGGACGCGTGCGACATCTGCGGGATTGCGGGCTACTACGAGCGAGGGGATGAGGAAGTAATCTGCCGCCGGTGCGACGTGGTCATGAACAAGAACACAATAGGCTTCAAGGGAGGATGCAACCCCGTACCGTTCGAGTACGAGATACGGGGCGGAAAGATATACATTGACGTGAAAGAGTTAGAGCAGCACGAAACGAGGTTCAAGTGA